From one Leifsonia soli genomic stretch:
- the pknB gene encoding Stk1 family PASTA domain-containing Ser/Thr kinase: protein MTTSQTDPMIGRLIDGRYQVRSRIARGGMATVYLATDLRLERRVAIKIMHGHLADDSTFKSRFVQEARSAARLAHPNVVNVFDQGQDSDMAYLVMEYLPGITLRDLLKDYGKLTPEQTIDIMEAVLSGLAAAHKAGIVHRDLKPENVLLADDGRIKIGDFGLARAASANTATGQALLGTIAYLSPELVTRGVADARSDIYALGIMMYEMLTGQQPFQGEQPMQIAYQHANDAVPAPSSKNPAVPAELDELVLWATEKDPDRRPRDAREMLDRLLEAEKALRGEAVLQPTMVLPPAYEIDEGDTQIINPAIRQQVASNTPAAATTLTAAAAKRRSKGWWLFALVLVLTGVAAGTGWYFGAGPGSLVAVPNVVNTAPDAAASQLQKLGFKTAQTPEYSTTVAAGKVSSTDPHAGVPAGRGSTVTLRVSQGPKPVTIPPLAGTTLDTAKSAITGVGAKVGTVAEQFDAKVPANTVISATRADTGADISGGGDYFEAAAVNLVVSVGPIPDVAGKSVEDASAILGKVKLLTSAGPQSYSDTVKEGDVISAQPQHEPVRPGDTLLLETSKGPEPVTIPDVVGKNWSDAKKALTDAGFTLKYSAIADVAPSAFVVSKVSPAANTQAPKGSTITVNFAGF, encoded by the coding sequence GTGACCACGAGCCAGACCGACCCGATGATCGGACGTCTCATCGACGGCCGGTATCAGGTGCGCTCGCGGATCGCCCGTGGCGGCATGGCGACGGTCTATCTCGCGACCGATCTGCGCCTGGAGCGCCGGGTCGCCATCAAGATCATGCACGGCCACCTCGCCGACGACTCCACGTTCAAGAGCCGCTTCGTGCAGGAGGCGCGCTCCGCCGCGCGGCTGGCGCATCCCAATGTCGTCAACGTCTTCGACCAGGGCCAGGACTCCGACATGGCCTACCTGGTCATGGAGTACCTGCCCGGCATCACCCTGCGCGATTTGCTGAAGGACTACGGCAAGCTCACCCCCGAGCAGACGATCGACATCATGGAGGCGGTGCTCTCCGGGCTGGCGGCCGCGCACAAGGCGGGCATCGTCCACCGCGACCTCAAGCCGGAGAACGTCCTGCTGGCCGACGACGGCCGCATCAAGATCGGCGACTTCGGGCTCGCCCGGGCGGCCAGCGCCAACACCGCCACCGGCCAGGCGCTGCTCGGGACGATCGCCTACCTCTCCCCCGAGCTGGTCACCCGCGGCGTCGCCGACGCCCGCAGCGACATCTACGCGCTCGGCATCATGATGTACGAGATGCTCACCGGCCAGCAGCCCTTCCAGGGCGAGCAGCCGATGCAGATCGCCTACCAGCACGCCAACGACGCCGTCCCGGCGCCGAGCAGCAAGAACCCGGCCGTTCCCGCCGAACTCGACGAGCTCGTCCTCTGGGCGACCGAGAAGGATCCGGACCGCCGGCCGCGCGACGCGCGCGAGATGCTCGACCGGCTGCTGGAGGCCGAGAAGGCGCTCCGGGGCGAAGCCGTCCTGCAGCCGACAATGGTCCTGCCTCCCGCGTACGAGATCGACGAGGGCGACACCCAGATCATCAACCCGGCGATCCGCCAGCAGGTGGCGTCGAACACCCCCGCCGCGGCGACCACGCTGACGGCGGCCGCCGCCAAGCGGCGCTCGAAGGGCTGGTGGCTGTTCGCCCTCGTGCTCGTGCTCACGGGCGTCGCGGCCGGAACGGGATGGTACTTCGGCGCGGGTCCCGGCTCACTGGTCGCGGTCCCGAATGTCGTGAACACGGCGCCGGACGCCGCGGCCTCGCAGCTGCAGAAGCTCGGCTTCAAGACCGCTCAGACTCCGGAGTACAGCACGACCGTCGCAGCGGGGAAGGTGTCGAGCACCGACCCGCACGCCGGTGTCCCGGCCGGACGCGGAAGCACGGTGACGCTCCGGGTGTCGCAGGGGCCCAAGCCGGTGACCATCCCACCGCTCGCCGGCACGACGCTCGACACGGCGAAGAGCGCGATCACCGGCGTCGGGGCCAAGGTCGGAACGGTCGCCGAGCAGTTCGACGCGAAGGTTCCGGCGAACACCGTGATCTCGGCCACCCGTGCCGACACCGGAGCGGACATCTCCGGCGGCGGCGACTACTTCGAGGCCGCGGCGGTGAATCTCGTCGTGTCGGTCGGCCCCATCCCGGATGTCGCAGGCAAGTCGGTGGAGGACGCCTCCGCGATCCTCGGCAAGGTCAAGCTCCTCACCTCCGCGGGCCCGCAGAGTTACAGCGACACGGTCAAGGAGGGCGACGTCATCTCCGCCCAGCCGCAGCACGAGCCCGTCCGGCCCGGCGACACGCTCCTCCTGGAGACGTCGAAGGGCCCGGAGCCCGTCACCATCCCGGACGTGGTGGGGAAGAACTGGAGCGACGCCAAAAAGGCGCTCACCGACGCCGGATTCACTCTCAAGTACAGCGCGATCGCCGACGTCGCACCGAGTGCGTTCGTCGTCTCGAAGGTGTCGCCGGCGGCCAACACCCAGGCACCCAAGGGTTCGACCATCACGGTCAACTTCGCCGGGTTCTGA
- a CDS encoding ATP-binding cassette domain-containing protein, whose translation MNDVLLGLDAVTKIFPGPPAVEVLHPTDLAVEQGGYASIVGPSGSGKSTLLNLLGLLDRPTTGEYRFNGVPTTGLADEERARLRARSIGFVFQSFHLIPERTVLENVLLSTLYSGVARAERVDLARTAIERVGLGHRVDHTPLTLSGGERQRVAVARATMTSPKLLLADEPTGNLDQNTSGQVMDLFEELNADGMAVVIITHDAAVAKRARRVIRIVDGTVEDGTVEDGTVEER comes from the coding sequence GTGAACGACGTGCTCCTCGGCCTCGACGCCGTCACCAAGATCTTCCCGGGGCCGCCTGCCGTCGAAGTGCTGCACCCGACCGATCTGGCGGTGGAGCAGGGAGGCTACGCGTCCATCGTCGGGCCGAGTGGGTCGGGCAAGTCGACCCTGCTCAACCTGCTGGGGCTGCTCGACCGTCCGACGACCGGCGAGTACCGGTTCAACGGGGTCCCGACGACCGGGCTCGCCGACGAGGAGCGTGCCCGGTTGCGCGCACGCAGCATCGGCTTCGTCTTCCAGTCGTTCCATCTGATCCCCGAACGGACGGTGCTGGAGAACGTCCTGCTCTCGACGCTGTACAGCGGCGTGGCGCGGGCCGAGCGCGTCGACCTGGCCAGGACTGCGATCGAGCGCGTCGGGCTCGGCCACCGCGTCGACCACACACCGCTGACCCTCTCGGGCGGCGAGCGACAGCGGGTCGCCGTCGCCCGCGCGACGATGACGTCCCCCAAGCTCCTGCTCGCCGATGAGCCCACCGGCAACCTCGACCAGAACACCTCGGGGCAGGTGATGGACCTCTTCGAGGAGCTGAACGCCGACGGGATGGCCGTCGTCATCATCACGCACGACGCAGCGGTCGCGAAGCGCGCGCGCCGCGTCATCCGCATCGTCGACGGCACGGTGGAGGACGGCACGGTGGAGGACGGCACGGTGGAGGAGCGATGA
- a CDS encoding ABC transporter permease, whose protein sequence is MKPPALIRRLFARPRRPADPDRFTAQDLAAEAVRSLGGRPGRLLLTTVGTVLGIGSLVVTYGLAQTTNAELARQLDPTQATHFLVEPEKTRDSSGASRPVTAFPSDADRRAAGLHGVEAAGLIAEVPTADAAITTVPVNDPSAAQTLPPIVFSASPGLLDAVGAHIATGRTFDTGHRGRADRVAVLGKDAAAELGVSRVDGQPTVFIGTLAYTVIGILDRTEQRTDLLSAVLIPDSTARHDFEAPVGDELHLRVKRGLGPLIEHQVPIALSPNAPDSFRPQVVSGSERAAQARSDTNVAFLLLGIISLLAGALGIVNVTILSVKERTGEIGLRRALGATSRDIGSQFMVETGIIGVIGGLAGTALGVVAVVVIAATQQWAPAMDGWVAIAAPALGTAIGLVAGMYPARRAARIEPATALRSGI, encoded by the coding sequence ATGAAGCCGCCCGCCCTCATCCGCCGCCTCTTCGCGAGGCCCCGGCGGCCCGCCGACCCGGACCGCTTCACGGCCCAGGATCTCGCGGCGGAGGCAGTCAGGAGCCTCGGCGGACGCCCGGGGCGCCTTCTGCTCACCACGGTCGGCACCGTCCTCGGCATCGGCTCGCTCGTGGTCACCTACGGGCTCGCCCAGACGACCAACGCCGAACTCGCCCGGCAGCTCGACCCGACGCAGGCGACCCACTTCCTCGTCGAGCCGGAGAAGACCCGCGACAGTTCGGGCGCATCCCGACCGGTCACCGCCTTCCCGTCCGATGCCGACCGCCGGGCGGCAGGCCTCCACGGCGTCGAGGCCGCCGGCCTCATCGCCGAGGTGCCCACTGCCGACGCCGCCATCACCACCGTCCCGGTGAACGACCCGTCCGCGGCGCAGACCCTCCCGCCCATCGTGTTCTCCGCGAGTCCCGGCCTCCTGGATGCGGTCGGCGCGCACATCGCGACCGGCCGCACCTTCGACACCGGGCACCGCGGCCGCGCCGACCGCGTGGCCGTGCTCGGGAAGGACGCCGCGGCAGAGCTCGGCGTGTCACGCGTGGACGGTCAGCCCACCGTCTTCATCGGAACGCTCGCGTACACCGTCATCGGCATCCTCGACCGCACCGAGCAGCGCACGGATCTGCTGTCGGCGGTGCTCATCCCGGACTCCACCGCACGTCACGACTTCGAGGCGCCCGTTGGAGACGAACTGCACCTCCGGGTGAAGCGCGGGCTCGGCCCGCTGATCGAGCACCAGGTCCCGATCGCGCTGTCGCCGAACGCGCCGGACAGCTTCCGGCCCCAGGTCGTCAGCGGCTCGGAACGTGCGGCGCAGGCCCGCTCCGACACCAATGTCGCCTTCCTCCTCCTCGGCATCATCTCGCTCCTGGCCGGTGCGCTCGGCATCGTCAACGTCACGATCCTCTCCGTGAAGGAACGCACGGGCGAGATCGGCCTGCGCCGCGCGCTCGGGGCGACCTCCCGCGACATCGGGTCGCAGTTCATGGTCGAGACGGGCATCATCGGCGTGATCGGCGGACTCGCCGGCACCGCCCTCGGCGTCGTCGCGGTGGTCGTCATTGCGGCGACCCAGCAGTGGGCGCCCGCGATGGACGGGTGGGTGGCGATTGCGGCCCCGGCTCTCGGCACCGCGATCGGCCTCGTGGCCGGGATGTATCCGGCCCGCCGCGCCGCGCGGATCGAACCGGCGACGGCGCTCCGCAGCGGCATCTGA
- a CDS encoding class II 3-deoxy-7-phosphoheptulonate synthase — protein MIEGLEYWRTLPIKQQPAWPDPEAAAAASAEIATLPPLVFAGEVDQLRTRLARAAEGEAFLLQGGDCAETFAGATADAIRNRVKTVLQMAVVLTYGASVPVIKMGRMAGQFAKPRSSDTETRNGVTLPAYRGDIVNGYDFTPESREADPSRLVKGYHTAASTLNLIRAFTQGGFADLRQVHSWNRGFAANPANQRYEGLAREIDRAIKFMEAAGADFDELKRVEFYSSHEALLMDYERPMTRIDSRTGTPYNTSAHFVWIGERTRDIDGAHVDFLSRVRNPIGVKLGPSTSRDDMLRLIDKLDPEREPGRLTFITRMGAGTIRDALPPLLEAIKRSDAKPLWVTDPMHGNGLTTPTGYKTRRFDDVVDEVKGFFEAHRAVGTNPGGIHVELTGDDVTECLGGSEHIDEATLATRYESLCDPRLNHMQSLELAFLVAEELSAG, from the coding sequence GTGATCGAGGGCCTGGAGTATTGGCGCACGCTCCCGATCAAGCAGCAGCCGGCCTGGCCGGACCCGGAGGCCGCGGCCGCCGCGTCCGCTGAGATCGCCACCCTCCCGCCGCTGGTGTTCGCCGGCGAGGTCGACCAGCTCCGGACCCGGCTGGCCCGGGCCGCCGAGGGCGAGGCGTTCCTCCTGCAGGGCGGCGACTGCGCCGAGACCTTCGCCGGGGCGACAGCGGATGCGATCCGCAACCGCGTCAAGACCGTGCTGCAGATGGCCGTCGTCTTGACCTACGGCGCCTCGGTGCCCGTCATCAAGATGGGCCGCATGGCGGGGCAGTTCGCCAAGCCGCGCTCCAGCGATACGGAGACGCGCAACGGCGTCACCCTCCCCGCCTACCGCGGCGACATCGTCAACGGCTACGACTTCACGCCGGAGTCGCGCGAGGCCGACCCCAGCCGCCTGGTGAAGGGGTACCACACCGCCGCCTCCACGCTGAACCTCATCCGCGCGTTCACGCAGGGTGGTTTCGCCGACCTGCGCCAGGTGCACAGCTGGAACCGCGGCTTCGCCGCCAACCCGGCGAATCAGCGCTACGAGGGTCTCGCCCGCGAGATCGACCGCGCCATCAAGTTCATGGAGGCGGCCGGTGCCGACTTCGACGAGTTGAAGCGCGTGGAATTCTACTCCAGCCACGAGGCGTTGCTCATGGACTACGAGCGCCCGATGACGCGCATCGACTCCCGGACGGGCACGCCGTACAACACGTCGGCGCACTTCGTCTGGATCGGCGAGCGGACGCGCGACATCGACGGAGCGCACGTCGACTTCCTGTCGCGGGTGCGCAACCCGATCGGCGTGAAGCTGGGCCCGTCCACCTCCCGCGACGACATGCTGCGCCTGATCGACAAGCTGGACCCGGAGCGCGAGCCCGGCCGTCTGACGTTCATCACACGCATGGGCGCCGGCACGATCCGCGATGCGCTTCCTCCACTGCTCGAGGCCATCAAGCGGTCAGACGCGAAGCCGCTGTGGGTCACCGATCCGATGCACGGCAACGGTCTGACGACGCCGACCGGCTACAAGACGCGCCGGTTCGACGACGTCGTGGACGAGGTCAAGGGCTTCTTCGAGGCGCACCGCGCCGTCGGCACGAACCCGGGCGGCATCCACGTGGAGCTCACCGGCGACGACGTGACCGAGTGCCTCGGCGGCTCCGAGCACATCGACGAGGCGACGCTGGCGACGCGCTACGAGTCCCTCTGCGACCCGCGGCTCAACCACATGCAGTCGCTCGAGCTGGCATTCCTGGTGGCCGAGGAGCTCTCGGCCGGCTGA
- a CDS encoding lysophospholipid acyltransferase family protein codes for MFYWLMKYVIAGPLLRGIFRPWVVGLENIPADGPVILASNHLSFIDSIFLPLEVDRHVSFLAKSDYFTRRGLKGWATKAFMNATGQLPIDRSGGKASEASLNTGLAVLARGEILGIYPEGTRSPDGKLYRGRTGVARMILEAGVPVVPVAMVDTARIMPIGRRLPKIGRIGIIVGEPLDFSRFDGMEGDRFILRSVTDEIMYELQRLGDQEYVDVYASTVKEKRATLSQ; via the coding sequence ATGTTCTACTGGCTGATGAAGTACGTGATCGCGGGGCCGCTGCTGCGCGGGATCTTCCGGCCGTGGGTGGTCGGGCTCGAGAACATCCCTGCCGACGGGCCGGTGATCCTGGCGAGCAATCATCTGTCGTTCATCGACTCGATCTTCCTGCCGCTCGAGGTCGACCGGCACGTGTCGTTCCTCGCGAAGAGCGACTACTTCACCCGCAGGGGACTGAAGGGATGGGCGACAAAGGCGTTCATGAACGCGACCGGCCAGCTGCCCATCGACCGCTCCGGCGGCAAGGCCTCGGAGGCGTCGCTCAACACCGGGCTCGCCGTGCTGGCCCGCGGCGAGATCCTCGGCATCTATCCGGAGGGCACGCGCAGTCCCGACGGCAAGCTCTACCGTGGGCGGACGGGCGTCGCGCGGATGATCCTGGAGGCCGGCGTCCCCGTCGTGCCCGTCGCGATGGTCGACACCGCCCGGATCATGCCGATCGGCCGGCGCTTGCCGAAGATCGGGCGCATCGGGATCATCGTGGGGGAGCCCCTGGACTTCTCGCGGTTCGACGGGATGGAAGGCGACCGCTTCATCCTGCGCTCGGTCACCGACGAGATCATGTACGAACTGCAGCGCCTGGGCGACCAGGAGTACGTCGACGTGTACGCCAGCACGGTCAAGGAGAAGCGGGCGACGCTGTCACAGTAG
- a CDS encoding ROK family glucokinase — MHAIGIDIGGTKIAGALVDELGTIVREDRVPTDATRPEEIENAVVAMIERLSDGPEEIAGAGVAAAGFIDAAQSTVYYAPNINWRHEPFREKLEERLDIPVIIENDANAAGWAEFRYGAGRLVSDMVVLTIGTGVGGAIVSNDRLFRGGFGAGAEIGHMRVVPGGLPCGCGAHGCIEQYGSGRALQRMANELADAGGIGQGLADVRSRTGALTGTDISALITEGDPGALAALRQLGDWLGQACASLGAILDPQLFVFGGGVAQAGELLLEPIRLAYLENLPARGFHPEPEFAIAELVNDAGVVGAADLARLHASSL, encoded by the coding sequence GTGCACGCCATCGGCATCGACATCGGAGGGACCAAGATCGCAGGAGCCCTCGTCGACGAGCTCGGAACGATCGTCCGGGAGGACCGCGTCCCCACCGACGCGACGCGTCCGGAGGAGATCGAGAACGCCGTCGTCGCGATGATCGAGCGCCTCAGCGACGGGCCGGAGGAGATCGCCGGCGCCGGAGTGGCTGCGGCGGGATTCATCGACGCGGCGCAGTCGACCGTGTACTACGCGCCCAACATCAACTGGCGCCACGAGCCCTTCCGGGAGAAGCTCGAGGAGCGCCTCGACATCCCGGTCATCATCGAGAACGACGCGAACGCGGCCGGCTGGGCCGAGTTCCGGTACGGCGCGGGCCGCCTCGTCTCCGACATGGTGGTCCTCACCATCGGCACAGGCGTCGGCGGGGCGATCGTCAGCAACGACCGGCTGTTCCGCGGCGGGTTCGGCGCCGGAGCCGAGATCGGGCACATGCGGGTCGTCCCCGGCGGCCTGCCCTGCGGCTGCGGCGCGCACGGCTGCATCGAGCAGTACGGATCGGGCCGCGCGCTGCAGCGCATGGCGAACGAGCTGGCGGACGCCGGCGGCATCGGCCAGGGCCTCGCGGACGTGCGCTCGAGGACCGGCGCGCTGACTGGAACGGACATCAGCGCACTGATCACCGAGGGCGACCCGGGCGCCCTCGCAGCGCTTCGGCAGCTGGGCGACTGGCTCGGGCAGGCCTGCGCGAGCCTCGGAGCCATCCTCGACCCTCAGCTGTTCGTCTTCGGCGGCGGTGTCGCGCAGGCCGGCGAACTGCTGCTGGAGCCCATCCGCCTGGCGTACCTGGAGAACCTGCCCGCCCGCGGCTTCCATCCGGAGCCCGAGTTCGCGATCGCGGAGCTGGTGAACGACGCCGGCGTGGTGGGCGCGGCCGATCTGGCACGACTGCACGCATCCTCGCTCTAG